A region of Streptomyces sp. NBC_01497 DNA encodes the following proteins:
- a CDS encoding tautomerase family protein, which yields MPFIRVTHPAGALTAGQKKELASTLAYEVMAQELDPVTDDSLSMAPVFFQEIDPENYFPGGKPMSENFGKTRWIVEVVVAAAFFNQSRRDALQDTVGKAFVKLFGDDGSEIVRGKLRISPAYLLQLHTVIVEIPEGNWGSGGRTIEIDEIGEILGSYEGQERLQEARENSAKLKAARVS from the coding sequence ATGCCTTTCATCCGCGTCACACACCCCGCCGGCGCCCTCACAGCCGGGCAGAAGAAAGAGCTCGCATCAACGCTCGCGTACGAGGTCATGGCTCAGGAGCTCGATCCCGTGACGGATGACAGCCTGTCCATGGCTCCCGTATTTTTCCAGGAGATTGACCCGGAGAACTACTTTCCGGGCGGAAAGCCCATGTCGGAAAACTTCGGAAAGACCCGATGGATTGTAGAAGTAGTTGTCGCAGCGGCCTTCTTCAACCAGTCCAGGCGTGACGCGCTCCAGGATACGGTCGGCAAGGCGTTCGTCAAGCTCTTCGGCGATGACGGGTCTGAGATTGTCCGCGGAAAGCTGCGGATTAGTCCCGCCTATTTGTTGCAGCTGCACACGGTGATCGTTGAGATCCCTGAGGGGAACTGGGGATCGGGCGGTCGCACAATCGAGATTGACGAAATCGGCGAGATTCTCGGCTCCTACGAGGGGCAGGAGCGGCTTCAGGAAGCCCGTGAGAACTCGGCCAAGCTGAAGGCTGCCCGCGTCTCCTGA
- a CDS encoding DUF3152 domain-containing protein, with protein sequence MRENRPTDHDHHIRITPPTSENTTRAITHQLERPTSKPTPPSPPSAATEVLATGRGTFSTAQASGWKVGHGTKVLRYRVEVENGIDLSLIDATDQIADILTAPQGWTRNGVSSFQLVSGASLTTSM encoded by the coding sequence ATGCGCGAGAACCGTCCGACTGACCACGATCACCACATCCGGATCACGCCACCCACCAGCGAGAACACCACACGCGCAATCACCCACCAACTCGAAAGACCTACCTCCAAGCCGACGCCTCCGTCACCCCCGTCCGCCGCGACCGAAGTCCTCGCGACAGGCCGGGGTACTTTCTCCACCGCACAGGCCAGCGGCTGGAAAGTCGGTCACGGTACGAAGGTCTTGCGCTACAGAGTGGAGGTCGAGAACGGGATCGATCTCTCACTCATCGACGCTACAGACCAGATCGCCGACATACTCACCGCTCCCCAGGGCTGGACCCGCAACGGTGTGTCGTCGTTTCAGTTGGTGAGTGGGGCCAGCCTTACGACCTCGATGTAA
- a CDS encoding NB-ARC domain-containing protein gives MVSGQAGVGKTALAVHAARTLTPYYPDGQFFVDLGGFSAVSQPRDPVNVIGDLIATLGVHRNDVPEGLDARSMLFRGLIADKKMIIVLDNVQTLEQVRPFMPGEETCLAIITSRNRLTGLITTYQALPLPLSTFTNGEAQDYLSKRLVERAVHRQDIPLLAEIASLCDKLPLALSTVVAKAVYRSELSLSAVAEELRESEDPFSFLNDPDPSVDLKTVLSCSYRSLGSLPAGLLSRLSWSDKSSTDVIEAGGLMNVASSVARSALLSLVEASLIEEIQPGHYTVGRLIRASARLLLESGPARSLHTSGTPSGASEGETSSHSRGSHNTRD, from the coding sequence ATGGTCAGCGGGCAGGCGGGTGTAGGAAAAACGGCGTTGGCCGTTCACGCGGCACGGACCCTGACCCCTTATTACCCGGACGGTCAATTCTTCGTCGACTTGGGCGGCTTCTCTGCCGTCAGTCAACCTCGTGATCCAGTAAATGTAATTGGCGACCTAATCGCGACCCTAGGAGTCCACCGCAATGATGTTCCGGAAGGCTTGGACGCCCGCTCCATGCTGTTCCGAGGGCTCATAGCAGATAAAAAAATGATCATTGTCCTAGACAACGTCCAAACCTTGGAACAGGTGCGCCCCTTCATGCCGGGTGAAGAGACCTGCCTCGCCATCATCACCAGTCGCAACCGTCTGACAGGGCTGATTACGACGTACCAAGCCCTCCCGCTTCCACTAAGCACCTTCACCAACGGCGAGGCACAGGATTACCTTTCGAAGAGACTCGTCGAGCGAGCCGTTCACAGACAGGACATCCCACTTCTGGCCGAGATCGCTTCGCTATGCGACAAGCTCCCTCTTGCGCTCTCGACGGTAGTAGCGAAGGCTGTATACCGCAGCGAGCTTTCACTGTCAGCGGTAGCTGAAGAGCTTCGGGAGTCAGAAGACCCTTTTTCTTTTCTCAATGATCCGGATCCTAGCGTCGACCTAAAGACCGTACTGTCCTGCTCTTACCGTTCCCTTGGCAGCCTCCCTGCCGGCTTGCTCAGCCGCCTGTCTTGGAGTGACAAATCTTCAACTGACGTTATTGAAGCAGGCGGTCTTATGAACGTCGCATCTTCTGTCGCGCGCTCAGCCCTCCTGAGCTTGGTGGAAGCCAGTCTCATAGAGGAGATTCAGCCTGGTCACTACACGGTTGGCCGTCTGATACGGGCATCCGCGCGATTGCTGTTGGAATCCGGGCCCGCCAGGTCATTGCACACGTCGGGGACGCCCTCAGGAGCGAGTGAAGGAGAAACTTCCTCCCATTCCCGAGGCAGCCACAACACGCGAGACTGA
- a CDS encoding IS1380 family transposase, whose amino-acid sequence MREPISSYPRVRVQADGRQVLSQAGAVLLLETVRKTGLDQAISAALAPWRKPRAVHDPGKILLDVALAVALGGDCLADVAMLRCEPAVFGPVASDPTVSRLIDTLAASGDKALQAVRSARSEVRHRAWSLAGENAPDADGQVTVDLDGVLVIAHSDKRDAAATWKKTYGHHPLTAFADHGPGGTGEPVAALLRPGNAGSNTAADHITTAQLALAQLPKHYRRGRQTLIRTDSAGGTHDFVSWLAKRGRWLSYSVGMTVTEAIHEHVLKVPASAWTPAVEADGEARDGAWVAELTGKLLDDWPKGMRLIVRKERPHPGAQLRITDADGMRITCFATNTTGRPIAELELRHRLRARAEDRIRAARATGLRNLPLHDTAQNRVWMEIVQIALDPLAWMPMLALTGRARLWEPRRLRFRLFSAAGELVTTDRRRILRLARHWPWTGEITAALERLALLPDPG is encoded by the coding sequence GTGAGAGAGCCTATCTCGTCGTACCCACGTGTCCGTGTCCAGGCAGACGGTCGGCAGGTGCTCTCGCAGGCCGGTGCGGTCCTGCTGCTGGAGACGGTCCGCAAGACGGGCCTTGACCAGGCGATATCCGCAGCTCTGGCTCCGTGGCGCAAACCGCGGGCCGTCCACGATCCCGGCAAGATCCTCCTGGACGTCGCCCTGGCGGTCGCACTGGGCGGGGACTGCCTCGCAGACGTCGCCATGCTGCGGTGTGAGCCGGCCGTCTTCGGCCCGGTCGCCTCCGACCCGACCGTCTCCCGCCTGATCGACACCCTCGCCGCATCCGGCGACAAAGCCCTGCAGGCCGTCCGGTCCGCACGCTCCGAAGTCCGTCATCGTGCCTGGTCGTTGGCCGGCGAGAACGCCCCGGACGCCGACGGCCAGGTCACTGTCGACCTCGATGGCGTCCTCGTGATCGCCCACTCCGACAAGCGGGACGCGGCCGCGACCTGGAAGAAGACCTACGGCCACCACCCGCTGACGGCTTTCGCCGACCACGGACCGGGCGGAACCGGTGAACCCGTCGCCGCCCTCCTGCGACCGGGAAACGCGGGCTCCAACACCGCCGCCGACCACATCACCACCGCCCAACTCGCCCTGGCCCAACTGCCCAAACACTACCGGCGAGGACGGCAGACGCTGATCCGCACGGACTCCGCCGGCGGCACCCACGACTTCGTGTCCTGGCTCGCGAAGCGGGGCCGATGGCTGTCCTACTCGGTCGGCATGACGGTCACCGAAGCGATCCACGAACACGTGCTGAAGGTCCCCGCCTCGGCCTGGACCCCGGCCGTCGAGGCCGACGGTGAGGCCCGGGACGGGGCCTGGGTCGCCGAGCTCACCGGCAAGCTCCTGGACGACTGGCCCAAGGGCATGCGGCTCATCGTCCGCAAGGAACGGCCCCATCCCGGCGCCCAGTTGAGGATCACGGACGCGGACGGCATGCGGATCACGTGCTTCGCGACCAACACCACCGGCCGGCCGATCGCCGAGCTCGAGCTGCGCCACCGGCTCCGGGCACGGGCCGAGGACCGGATCCGGGCCGCCCGAGCCACCGGCCTGCGCAACCTGCCCCTGCACGACACCGCCCAGAACCGGGTCTGGATGGAGATCGTCCAGATCGCGCTCGACCCGCTGGCCTGGATGCCCATGCTCGCGCTGACCGGCCGGGCGAGGCTCTGGGAACCGCGTCGATTGCGGTTTCGCCTGTTCTCCGCAGCCGGCGAGCTTGTCACCACCGACCGGCGCAGGATTCTCCGCCTCGCCCGGCACTGGCCCTGGACCGGCGAGATCACCGCCGCCCTTGAACGGCTCGCGCTCCTGCCTGACCCCGGCTGA
- a CDS encoding DUF1622 domain-containing protein: MSAEETVSGAVGVLVTVVEACGASVIGVGALWAFLRLIIVSSQSRRTEDIIPVRIGLGRALTIGLEFQLAADVLRSAVAPSFRDIGQLAAIAAIRTVLNYFLNREIKEERRQVAEDRGKSDTSPPSRNGPTLS; encoded by the coding sequence ATGAGCGCAGAGGAGACGGTATCCGGCGCAGTCGGTGTGCTGGTTACTGTAGTCGAAGCATGCGGTGCGTCTGTTATTGGCGTTGGCGCTTTGTGGGCATTCTTGCGACTCATCATTGTAAGTTCCCAAAGTCGACGCACCGAGGACATTATTCCCGTGCGTATCGGGCTAGGGCGCGCCCTCACGATAGGTCTTGAGTTTCAGTTGGCTGCTGACGTACTGCGCAGTGCAGTAGCCCCCAGCTTCCGCGACATTGGGCAGCTTGCTGCGATTGCGGCGATCCGAACTGTCCTGAATTACTTCCTGAATCGCGAAATTAAGGAAGAACGCCGACAAGTCGCTGAAGACCGCGGAAAATCGGACACCTCGCCGCCGTCGCGCAATGGACCAACACTGTCGTGA
- a CDS encoding IS5 family transposase (programmed frameshift), translating to MVRRHELSDEEWDVLSGLLPRTETGRPRLDDRVVLNGIVWKLRTGSAWRDVPERYGSWRTLYTRFRRWALDGTFTRMLETLQAGKDAAGDIDWLVSVDSTITRAHQHAAGARKKGAPAEAAHAHALGRSRGGLTTKIHLACDGRGRPLGFVLTGGNVNDCTQLEQVLAQIKVRRQGPGRPRTRPDHLLGDKGYSSRRIRNYLRKHGIPHTIPERSDQRENRRRRGSSGGRPTAFDKERYKKRNVVERCFNVLKQYRAIATRYDKTRESYEAAVTIASLLMWI from the exons ATGGTGCGGCGGCATGAGCTTTCGGACGAAGAGTGGGATGTGCTGTCGGGGCTGTTGCCAAGGACGGAGACGGGGCGGCCCCGGCTGGACGATCGGGTGGTACTGAACGGGATCGTATGGAAACTGCGGACCGGTTCGGCTTGGCGTGACGTGCCTGAGCGGTATGGGTCATGGCGAACGTTGTACACGCGTTTTCGCAGGTGGGCCCTGGACGGGACGTTTACACGGATGCTGGAGACTCTCCAGGCCGGCAAAGATGCGGCAGGAGACATCGACTGGCTGGTGTCGGTGGACTCCACGATCACTCGCGCTCACCAGCACGCGGCCGGCGCCCGTAAAAAGGGG GCCCCCGCAGAAGCGGCACACGCTCACGCCCTCGGACGATCCCGTGGCGGACTGACCACCAAAATCCATCTCGCCTGCGACGGCCGCGGCCGCCCACTGGGCTTCGTCCTCACCGGCGGCAACGTCAATGACTGCACACAGTTGGAGCAGGTCCTCGCGCAGATCAAGGTCCGCCGCCAGGGGCCGGGCCGACCTCGCACCCGGCCCGACCACCTTCTGGGCGACAAGGGCTACAGCAGCCGCCGCATACGTAACTACCTGCGCAAACACGGAATCCCGCACACCATTCCCGAACGCTCGGACCAACGAGAAAACCGTCGTCGACGCGGCAGCAGCGGCGGCAGACCAACCGCTTTCGACAAGGAGCGCTACAAGAAGCGCAACGTCGTTGAGCGCTGCTTCAACGTCTTAAAGCAGTACCGGGCCATCGCCACACGCTACGACAAAACCCGCGAATCCTACGAAGCGGCCGTCACGATCGCATCCCTCCTGATGTGGATATGA
- a CDS encoding ATP-binding protein, whose translation MARLSDTAQPMAVERAALPTGDALNREPLTAACLIAIYDSVDHTCTIVRAGLSEPYPVLPDGASKTVSVPGGPVLAGSDHAPFPATELPMPAESLLAVCNENLLENTPVLRSLLRQGAALPLSEVSDRLSYALRDRNDTEKMLLLARARGLPADKVLAVALAEDAEAVPAARKVARRQLSAWRIGEEDVFTTELIVSELVGNSVRYGVPPYRLRLIMDGRLTCEVRDAGASAPRLKHARVINEGGRGLFIVESIADNWGIRYHNEGRTVWAQQETAATGLA comes from the coding sequence ATGGCGCGGCTGAGCGATACCGCCCAGCCGATGGCTGTCGAGCGAGCAGCGTTGCCGACTGGGGATGCGCTCAACCGTGAACCGCTCACGGCTGCGTGTCTGATCGCCATCTACGACTCGGTCGACCACACGTGCACGATTGTTCGCGCCGGCCTCTCGGAGCCGTATCCGGTCCTTCCCGACGGCGCTTCGAAGACGGTGTCCGTGCCGGGCGGGCCCGTCCTTGCCGGAAGCGATCACGCGCCCTTCCCTGCCACCGAATTGCCGATGCCAGCAGAGAGCCTGCTCGCCGTCTGCAATGAGAACCTCCTCGAGAACACACCAGTCCTGCGCTCCCTGCTGCGCCAGGGAGCGGCGTTGCCGCTCTCCGAAGTCAGCGACAGGCTCTCCTACGCGCTGCGCGACCGCAATGACACGGAGAAGATGCTGCTGCTGGCGCGTGCTCGCGGACTGCCCGCAGACAAGGTGCTCGCGGTTGCGCTGGCCGAAGATGCAGAGGCCGTCCCAGCCGCACGCAAGGTCGCACGCAGACAGCTCTCCGCATGGAGGATCGGTGAGGAGGATGTCTTCACCACCGAACTCATCGTCAGTGAGCTCGTCGGCAACTCCGTCCGCTACGGAGTTCCGCCGTATCGCCTGCGGCTCATCATGGACGGGCGCCTGACATGCGAAGTCCGTGATGCAGGAGCAAGCGCGCCACGTCTCAAGCACGCCCGCGTAATCAACGAGGGCGGCCGCGGTCTGTTCATCGTCGAGAGTATCGCCGACAACTGGGGCATTCGGTACCACAACGAGGGCAGGACAGTCTGGGCTCAACAGGAGACGGCGGCAACAGGCTTGGCGTAG
- a CDS encoding TetR/AcrR family transcriptional regulator: MRADAARNLTAVLHAGARLLAEDPGTSMSAIAAAAGVDRTTVHRRFANREALLSAVFQAKLDSSERVLDEARLAEAPLPVALHRYLEGIIPVSREWPLDTRRMMQNDPSARIRRQEQSARLDAFIRRALDEGYLRADVDEIWARSLLDQLVDTVAHRFPDLEPPQAADLVASTLLNGLGAA, translated from the coding sequence ATGAGAGCTGACGCCGCACGTAACCTGACTGCGGTCCTCCATGCCGGAGCTCGGCTCCTGGCCGAGGACCCGGGCACCTCCATGTCGGCCATCGCCGCCGCCGCCGGAGTCGACCGAACCACCGTCCACCGCCGCTTCGCGAACCGTGAAGCCCTGCTCAGCGCCGTCTTCCAGGCCAAGCTCGATTCCTCCGAGCGCGTCCTGGACGAGGCCCGCCTAGCGGAGGCCCCCCTGCCGGTCGCCCTCCACCGCTACCTGGAGGGGATCATCCCCGTCAGTCGCGAATGGCCTCTCGACACTCGCCGCATGATGCAGAACGATCCCTCGGCCCGTATCCGCCGACAGGAGCAGAGCGCGCGCCTGGACGCCTTCATCCGCCGCGCGCTGGACGAGGGATACCTGCGCGCCGACGTCGACGAGATCTGGGCGCGGAGCCTTCTCGACCAGCTCGTCGACACTGTCGCCCACCGGTTCCCCGACCTGGAACCTCCGCAGGCGGCGGACCTCGTCGCCTCCACACTCCTGAACGGCCTCGGCGCGGCCTGA
- a CDS encoding response regulator transcription factor, whose amino-acid sequence MEQLQPPTPTPSCSAPCMPHASGLDLCCRIQHHDDVRITMVTAKDEGTDVGKELEASADDYVFKPTRAWALDARKRAILRTQDRKVSDAACPRAEPHAELSIERARRRVTHPGGRATVTSSELRLLQTLLASPRLVFSHLQPLEAVGKHSRHGDVRLTGASANRFRSKLSGLGEGLQCIQTLRGTGYRFCSL is encoded by the coding sequence ATGGAACAGCTGCAACCCCCCACGCCGACGCCGTCGTGTTCGGCCCCATGCATGCCTCATGCGTCCGGCCTCGACTTGTGCTGTCGAATACAGCATCACGACGATGTACGGATCACCATGGTGACTGCAAAAGATGAAGGCACCGACGTCGGCAAGGAGCTGGAGGCAAGCGCCGACGACTACGTGTTCAAACCTACGCGTGCCTGGGCGCTCGATGCACGGAAACGGGCGATCCTGCGCACACAGGACCGGAAGGTCTCCGATGCCGCCTGCCCCAGGGCAGAGCCCCACGCGGAACTATCCATAGAGCGGGCCCGACGCAGAGTGACCCACCCAGGTGGACGGGCCACAGTGACCTCCTCCGAGCTTCGGCTACTGCAAACCCTGTTGGCCTCGCCCCGCCTGGTGTTCAGCCACCTGCAGCCACTGGAAGCCGTCGGCAAGCACAGCCGCCACGGCGACGTGCGGCTGACGGGCGCCTCCGCCAATCGATTCCGGAGCAAGCTGAGCGGGCTGGGCGAGGGCCTGCAGTGCATCCAGACCCTACGCGGCACCGGTTACCGCTTCTGTTCCCTGTGA
- a CDS encoding IS5 family transposase (programmed frameshift), with protein MGIVERLVPDELWGLFERVVPPAPVRPQGGGRRRHGEREVLAAIVFVATSGCTWAQLPPSFGPSGPTAHRRFSEWSKARVWAKLHRLVLDELGARGDLDWSRCAIDSVNMRAMKKGDLTGPNPVDRGKYGSEIHLVTERTGLPLSIGISGANMHDSQGLEPLVRGIPPIPSRRGPRRRKPGKLHADKGYDYHHLRQWLSSRGITHRIARRGVDSSERLGRHRWVVERSMSWLAGCRRLHPRYERKAEHFLAFAGIAATLICYRRLAK; from the exons ATGGGAATCGTGGAGCGTCTCGTGCCTGACGAGTTGTGGGGGTTGTTCGAGCGGGTGGTGCCGCCGGCTCCGGTTCGGCCGCAAGGTGGTGGTCGTCGACGTCATGGGGAACGTGAGGTGTTGGCGGCGATCGTGTTCGTTGCCACGTCGGGGTGTACGTGGGCGCAGTTGCCGCCGTCGTTCGGACCGTCGGGGCCGACAGCTCACCGTCGCTTCAGTGAGTGGTCTAAGGCCCGGGTGTGGGCCAAGCTGCACCGCCTGGTCCTCGACGAACTCGGCGCGCGCGGGGACTTGGACTGGTCGCGGTGCGCGATCGACTCGGTGAACATGCGGGCCATGAAAA AAGGGGACCTGACAGGTCCGAATCCTGTGGATCGCGGTAAGTACGGGTCGGAGATCCACTTGGTCACCGAGCGCACCGGTTTACCGCTCTCGATCGGTATCTCCGGAGCGAACATGCACGACAGCCAGGGACTGGAGCCGCTCGTGCGGGGTATCCCGCCCATCCCCTCCCGCCGCGGACCGCGCCGGCGTAAGCCTGGCAAGCTCCACGCCGACAAAGGCTACGACTACCACCACCTGCGGCAATGGCTATCCAGCCGCGGCATCACCCACCGCATCGCCCGCAGAGGCGTCGACTCCTCCGAGCGCCTGGGCCGTCATCGCTGGGTCGTGGAACGGTCGATGTCCTGGCTCGCCGGCTGCCGCCGCCTCCACCCCCGCTACGAACGCAAAGCAGAACACTTCCTCGCCTTCGCCGGCATCGCCGCAACCCTCATCTGCTACCGCCGACTAGCCAAATGA
- a CDS encoding oxidoreductase produces MARTWLITGGSQGLGRALVLAALEAGDNVVVTSRKPEALASLKAEHAEQLQTVALDVTSASQSRDVVAAAVGRFGSVDVVVNNAGYATSGSIEDFPEDEFRAQIDANLYGMVNVTRAVLPVVRRQRSGHIVQISSIGGRVGGTPGLSAYQTAKFAVEGFSEALANEVAPFGVKVTIVEPGGIRTGWAAGAAKPLGPITPDYEETVGLWLTRFAEYAGNEPGDPDRMARAIIGAVDSEEPPRRLLLGSDALGIAITSEEGRLAEANKWAEVSRSTDYPSA; encoded by the coding sequence ATGGCACGGACTTGGCTGATCACTGGGGGCTCGCAGGGCCTGGGCAGGGCTCTCGTGCTCGCGGCACTGGAGGCCGGCGACAACGTCGTGGTGACCTCCCGCAAGCCTGAGGCGCTGGCTTCTCTGAAGGCCGAGCACGCCGAACAGCTTCAGACGGTGGCGCTGGACGTCACCTCCGCGTCCCAGTCCCGGGACGTCGTGGCCGCCGCGGTAGGGCGGTTCGGCTCGGTCGACGTCGTAGTGAACAATGCCGGCTACGCAACAAGCGGCTCGATCGAGGACTTCCCCGAGGACGAGTTCCGCGCACAGATCGACGCCAACCTGTACGGCATGGTCAACGTAACCAGGGCTGTCCTGCCGGTCGTGCGCCGCCAGCGGTCCGGACACATCGTGCAGATCTCATCCATCGGCGGCCGCGTGGGCGGAACACCGGGACTGAGCGCCTACCAGACCGCCAAATTCGCCGTCGAGGGCTTCTCCGAGGCCCTGGCGAACGAGGTCGCACCGTTCGGCGTCAAGGTCACCATCGTCGAGCCGGGCGGCATCCGCACCGGCTGGGCCGCGGGTGCGGCGAAGCCGTTGGGCCCCATCACCCCCGACTACGAGGAGACCGTCGGTCTGTGGCTGACCCGATTCGCGGAGTACGCCGGCAACGAGCCCGGTGACCCCGACCGCATGGCCCGCGCGATCATCGGCGCCGTGGACTCCGAGGAGCCCCCGCGCCGCCTGCTGCTCGGCAGCGACGCCTTGGGAATCGCCATCACCTCCGAGGAAGGCCGCCTCGCCGAGGCCAACAAGTGGGCCGAGGTGAGCCGCTCCACGGACTACCCCTCCGCCTGA
- a CDS encoding ThuA domain-containing protein gives MKLSRKKKAYAVLLGAPALCAAAVLALGTSWGSTGGQRSTTQIRSVDADIGNVTHATDAPESSGSKFNVLAFYDSKQSDPAHASFDEEAKGWFPQVAGSHNFSWTATDDWSKLNAGNLSHYQVVMFLDDYPHVKDQQQAFENYMKNGGAWMGFHVSAYNDNPSDWPWYHNTFLGTGAFKSNSWEPTSETLKIEDRSNPATRGLPDTIKSSTSEWYSWDQDLRKNPDLRIIASIDQSSFPVGTDPAQTWRKGDFPVVWTNKHYKMIYNNFGHNAMDYAKNKTLSHTFASEQQDQLVLQGLEGLGGVDSKVTPAKNPSTSPSPPMSPSPSVSSSSAPASPSPQPSSSVTAPVKAGQVMMGTTGKCVEVSGNNENAESAVQLNDCTKGDSQLWSSNGNGTLQALGQCMDLQSGGLKDGTPVIMAPCNASSSQQWARVGHMFVNAASGRCLDAKDKKTANETKLQVWFCWYGANQRWHLTSNASPSNK, from the coding sequence GTGAAACTTTCACGTAAGAAGAAAGCTTATGCCGTGCTGCTGGGAGCCCCAGCGCTCTGTGCCGCGGCAGTGCTGGCCCTCGGGACATCATGGGGCAGTACGGGCGGGCAGCGGAGCACGACTCAGATTCGCTCTGTTGACGCGGACATAGGGAACGTGACTCACGCAACGGACGCCCCCGAGAGCAGTGGATCCAAGTTCAACGTCCTCGCATTCTACGACAGTAAGCAAAGTGATCCCGCACACGCAAGTTTCGACGAAGAGGCGAAGGGATGGTTTCCTCAGGTAGCAGGTTCCCACAATTTTTCATGGACCGCGACGGACGACTGGTCGAAGTTGAATGCGGGCAATCTCTCCCACTATCAGGTCGTCATGTTCCTCGACGACTATCCTCATGTTAAGGATCAGCAGCAGGCCTTTGAAAATTACATGAAGAACGGCGGAGCGTGGATGGGGTTCCATGTCTCTGCTTACAATGACAATCCATCCGACTGGCCCTGGTACCACAACACCTTCCTTGGGACTGGCGCCTTTAAATCGAACAGCTGGGAACCGACATCCGAGACTCTTAAAATAGAGGACCGAAGCAACCCCGCAACGCGCGGACTTCCGGATACCATTAAGTCATCGACGAGCGAGTGGTATAGCTGGGATCAGGATCTGAGGAAGAATCCCGATCTTCGCATCATTGCCTCTATTGATCAGTCCAGTTTCCCTGTCGGTACGGATCCGGCCCAAACCTGGCGCAAGGGCGACTTTCCTGTAGTGTGGACCAATAAGCATTACAAAATGATCTACAACAACTTCGGCCACAATGCCATGGACTACGCGAAGAACAAGACGCTGTCTCACACATTCGCCAGCGAGCAGCAGGACCAACTCGTTCTGCAGGGCCTTGAGGGTCTTGGCGGGGTCGACTCGAAGGTAACTCCGGCTAAGAACCCTTCGACTAGCCCTTCTCCGCCGATGAGTCCTTCTCCGAGCGTCAGCAGCTCGTCAGCCCCTGCGTCGCCTAGCCCCCAGCCCTCGAGTTCCGTTACTGCTCCGGTGAAGGCAGGGCAGGTAATGATGGGAACAACGGGCAAGTGCGTTGAAGTGAGTGGAAATAACGAAAATGCGGAATCCGCTGTGCAGCTGAACGATTGCACAAAAGGGGATTCGCAGCTCTGGTCCAGTAATGGAAATGGCACGCTTCAGGCGCTGGGACAGTGTATGGATCTACAGAGCGGCGGGCTCAAGGACGGCACTCCGGTGATCATGGCGCCCTGCAACGCTTCTTCTTCACAGCAGTGGGCGAGGGTCGGGCACATGTTCGTTAATGCGGCATCCGGCCGGTGCCTTGATGCCAAGGATAAGAAAACTGCGAACGAGACAAAGCTACAGGTATGGTTCTGCTGGTATGGGGCCAATCAACGCTGGCATCTGACCAGCAACGCCTCTCCCAGCAACAAGTAG
- a CDS encoding SDR family NAD(P)-dependent oxidoreductase, whose product MDLALTGRRALVTGSSSGLGAAIARLLAAEGADVVVHGRDEARAHAVAQDIGAVAAVVGDLATEDGADDVANRAGDIDILVNNAGAYDHAGWDSADAATWTRTYEVNVISGVRMIQRLVPGMRARGWGRVIQIGGGLASQPMAAQPHYNATLAARHNLAVSLARELKGTGVTSNIVSPGAIMVDAVRDMLTEMAPERGWGDTWEEIERNAADSYVPNDTHRFGRPDEVAGAVAYLSSPYADYVSGATIRVDGGTIRSVM is encoded by the coding sequence ATGGACCTCGCACTCACAGGCCGCCGGGCTCTTGTGACGGGCTCCAGTTCCGGCCTCGGCGCCGCGATCGCGCGGCTACTGGCAGCCGAAGGTGCCGACGTCGTTGTGCACGGACGGGACGAAGCCCGAGCACACGCGGTGGCACAGGACATCGGCGCGGTCGCGGCAGTGGTCGGTGACCTCGCAACAGAGGACGGAGCCGACGACGTAGCCAATCGCGCCGGCGACATCGACATTCTCGTCAACAATGCCGGAGCCTACGATCACGCCGGCTGGGACTCAGCCGACGCCGCCACCTGGACACGCACCTACGAGGTGAACGTCATCTCGGGCGTACGTATGATCCAGCGACTGGTACCGGGCATGCGGGCCAGGGGATGGGGACGCGTTATCCAGATCGGCGGCGGACTCGCCTCACAGCCCATGGCTGCGCAGCCCCACTACAACGCCACGCTCGCAGCGCGTCACAACCTTGCCGTCTCCCTGGCGCGTGAGCTGAAGGGAACCGGAGTGACCTCGAACATCGTTTCGCCAGGAGCCATCATGGTGGACGCCGTCCGGGACATGCTCACAGAGATGGCCCCCGAACGCGGCTGGGGCGACACGTGGGAAGAGATCGAGCGCAACGCTGCCGACAGCTACGTGCCCAACGACACGCACCGCTTCGGCCGACCCGACGAGGTCGCCGGCGCCGTCGCCTACCTCAGTAGCCCCTATGCCGACTACGTCAGCGGCGCGACCATCCGCGTCGACGGCGGCACCATCCGCTCAGTCATGTGA